A section of the Streptomyces sp. SCL15-4 genome encodes:
- a CDS encoding glycosyltransferase — translation MRARLGGALERMAPRERAALVRLLGLLALVPVLLLIARRSVRLPYEPSLITCYGLAVLTGTAGLLYLAYTQYDDPAVRTLRRRAPGHETFPRLPRRPRVSFLLAVKDEVGNVEACVRSMAASDYPDLRIVVVDDGSRDGTGAVLDRLADELGITVIRLDRNIGKKAALVRACALADGDILVFTDSDCVLAPDAIRHCVTAMVRHPDLGALSGHCRALNPHGSPLTRVQDVWYEGQFRIAKAAEAAYGAVSCVSGPLAAFRREAVYNYLPAWAEDRFAGVPFRFATDRQLTGYVLGQAWRGRALKQRHADSPFVTGQDHPERRWLVGYTKSARVWTNVPAHWRPFLHQQVRWKKSFIRNLFFTGGFMWRRGPVPALLYYGHALWVLAAPALVFLHLVWAPLHWAAGLTALYVAGMLLKGSIWGLAFRCDNPGDRRWRYRPLMSLLSCCVLAWLLPYAALTLRRGIWTRTPA, via the coding sequence CTGCGAGCCCGCCTGGGCGGGGCCCTGGAGAGGATGGCCCCGCGGGAGCGGGCCGCCCTCGTGCGCCTGCTCGGGCTGCTCGCGCTGGTGCCGGTCCTGCTGCTGATCGCCCGGCGCTCGGTCCGGCTGCCGTACGAGCCGAGCCTGATCACCTGCTACGGCCTGGCCGTGCTGACCGGCACCGCCGGCCTGCTCTACCTCGCCTACACCCAGTACGACGACCCGGCGGTGCGCACCCTGCGCCGCCGGGCACCGGGCCACGAGACGTTCCCGCGGTTGCCGCGACGCCCCCGGGTCAGCTTTCTCCTCGCGGTCAAGGACGAGGTCGGCAACGTCGAGGCGTGCGTGCGCTCCATGGCCGCCTCCGACTATCCCGACCTCCGGATCGTGGTCGTCGACGACGGCTCCCGGGACGGCACCGGCGCGGTCCTCGACCGCCTCGCGGACGAACTCGGCATCACCGTCATCCGGCTCGACCGCAACATCGGCAAGAAGGCGGCCCTGGTGCGGGCCTGCGCGCTGGCCGACGGCGACATCCTCGTGTTCACCGACTCCGACTGCGTGCTGGCCCCGGACGCGATCCGGCACTGCGTGACGGCCATGGTCCGCCACCCGGACCTCGGCGCCCTCAGCGGACACTGCCGCGCCCTCAACCCGCACGGCAGCCCGCTGACCCGCGTCCAGGACGTCTGGTACGAGGGCCAGTTCCGGATCGCCAAGGCGGCCGAGGCGGCGTACGGGGCGGTCAGCTGCGTCTCCGGGCCGCTCGCCGCTTTCCGCCGCGAGGCCGTCTACAACTACCTGCCCGCCTGGGCGGAGGACCGGTTCGCGGGCGTCCCGTTCCGGTTCGCCACCGACCGGCAGCTGACCGGGTACGTGCTGGGCCAGGCCTGGCGCGGGCGCGCCCTCAAACAACGGCACGCCGACTCGCCGTTCGTCACCGGGCAGGACCACCCCGAGCGGCGCTGGCTCGTGGGCTACACCAAGTCCGCCCGGGTGTGGACCAACGTGCCCGCGCACTGGCGCCCCTTCCTCCACCAGCAGGTCCGCTGGAAGAAGAGCTTCATCCGCAACCTGTTCTTCACCGGCGGCTTCATGTGGCGCCGGGGCCCGGTCCCGGCCCTGCTGTACTACGGCCACGCCCTGTGGGTGCTGGCCGCACCCGCCCTGGTCTTCCTGCACCTGGTGTGGGCCCCGCTGCACTGGGCGGCCGGGCTCACCGCGCTCTACGTGGCCGGGATGCTGCTCAAGGGCAGCATCTGGGGCCTTGCGTTCCGGTGCGACAACCCGGGTGACCGGCGCTGGCGCTACCGGCCCCTGATGAGCCTGCTCTCCTGCTGTGTCCTGGCCTGGCTGCTGCCGTACGCCGCTCTCACCCTCCGCCGTGGAATCTGGACGAGGACTCCCGCATGA
- a CDS encoding nucleotide sugar dehydrogenase, which yields MTITQPNTSSGVTWAPVAGPGVTRWTDRLDAAGETDPAPLRGLTVAVVGLGYVGLPTALGLLDSGATVLGVDISAQRLADIRSGDVDLLPAQHAALACTQNTGDFPLTTDVDVLPRADAVIICVPTPVTEDQRPDLRALRAACAAVVQRAVPGQLIVLTSTSHVGTTRELLLTPLAERGLTAEQDVLVAFSPERIDPGNERHTPPTTPRIVGGAGPVGARAAALVLRAAASRIHEVPDPETAEMAKLWENIFRAVNIALANELSEACAHLGLAPVEVIDAAATKPYGFMPFYPGPGAGGHCIPCDPYYLLHQLPPGGPAAPVLSCAMTALRERPAHIAGQAADRLRADGRPLDGARVLVLGAAYKPGVSDVRESPALRLLGLLAERGADAHYSDGHVPSLTVDGRELRSVTDPHEEAWDLVIVHTVHPDTDLRWLDAVPRVLDTRHRIRPATPAAVR from the coding sequence GTGACTATCACGCAACCCAACACGAGCAGCGGAGTGACCTGGGCGCCCGTCGCCGGGCCCGGGGTCACGCGCTGGACCGACCGCCTCGACGCGGCCGGCGAAACGGATCCCGCCCCTCTGCGGGGACTGACCGTCGCGGTCGTCGGCCTCGGCTACGTCGGCCTGCCCACCGCCCTCGGCCTGCTGGACTCCGGCGCCACCGTCCTCGGCGTCGACATCAGCGCACAGCGGCTGGCCGACATCCGCAGCGGTGACGTCGACCTCCTCCCGGCCCAGCACGCCGCCCTGGCCTGCACCCAGAACACCGGCGACTTCCCGCTCACCACGGACGTCGACGTCCTTCCCCGCGCGGACGCCGTCATCATCTGCGTCCCCACCCCGGTCACCGAGGACCAGCGGCCCGACCTGCGCGCCCTGCGCGCCGCCTGCGCCGCCGTGGTCCAGCGGGCCGTACCGGGCCAGCTGATCGTGCTGACCTCCACCAGCCACGTCGGCACCACCCGGGAACTGCTGCTGACCCCGCTCGCCGAGCGCGGTCTGACGGCCGAGCAGGACGTCCTCGTCGCCTTCTCCCCCGAGCGCATCGACCCGGGCAACGAACGCCACACCCCTCCGACCACCCCGCGGATCGTCGGCGGCGCCGGACCGGTCGGCGCGCGGGCCGCCGCCCTGGTGCTGCGGGCCGCCGCCTCGCGCATCCACGAAGTGCCCGACCCGGAGACCGCCGAGATGGCCAAGCTCTGGGAGAACATCTTCCGCGCGGTGAACATCGCCCTCGCCAACGAGCTGTCGGAGGCCTGTGCGCACCTCGGCCTCGCGCCGGTCGAGGTCATCGACGCCGCCGCCACCAAGCCGTACGGCTTCATGCCGTTCTACCCGGGCCCCGGGGCCGGCGGCCACTGCATCCCCTGCGACCCGTACTACCTGCTGCACCAGCTGCCGCCCGGCGGACCGGCCGCCCCGGTGCTGAGCTGCGCCATGACCGCCCTGCGCGAGCGCCCCGCGCACATCGCCGGACAGGCCGCCGACCGGCTGCGCGCCGACGGCCGCCCGCTCGACGGCGCCCGCGTCCTGGTCCTCGGGGCCGCCTACAAGCCGGGTGTGTCCGACGTCCGCGAGAGCCCCGCGCTCCGGCTGCTCGGGCTGCTCGCCGAACGCGGCGCCGACGCCCACTACAGCGACGGCCACGTGCCGAGCCTGACCGTGGACGGCCGGGAGCTGCGGTCCGTGACGGACCCGCACGAGGAGGCATGGGACCTGGTGATCGTGCACACCGTGCACCCCGACACCGATCTCCGCTGGCTGGACGCGGTCCCGCGGGTGCTGGACACCCGGCACCGCATCCGCCCCGCCACCCCCGCCGCGGTCCGGTGA
- a CDS encoding NADH:flavin oxidoreductase, with translation MTATTPALSRAARVLSRPVRLNGLTVPNRIVMAPMTRMFSPGGVPGEDVRSYYARRAAAGVGLIVTEGTYVGHESAGESDRVPRFHGEEQLAGWAKVAEDVHAAGGTIVPQLWHIGMVRKQGQRPYPDAPAIGPSGLAAADAEPTGTAMTQKDIDDVVGAFARAAADAERTGFDGVEIHGAHGYLLDQFLWAGTNRRTDAYGGDPVARTRFAAEIVAAVRAAVSPGFPVIFRYSQWKQQDYTARLAETPGELEAVLTPLAEAGVDVFHASTRRYWQPEFDGSDLNLAGWTKKITGKQVITVGSVGLDGDFINAFQGEGSPVKSIDNLLDRLEADEFDLVAVGRALLQDPEWAAKVLADRFDELKPYDASAAKTLS, from the coding sequence ATGACCGCAACCACGCCCGCCCTCTCCCGCGCGGCCCGCGTCCTGTCCCGCCCCGTCCGGCTGAACGGCCTCACCGTCCCCAACCGGATCGTGATGGCGCCGATGACCCGGATGTTCTCCCCGGGCGGCGTCCCCGGCGAGGACGTGCGCTCGTACTACGCCCGCCGCGCCGCCGCCGGCGTCGGCCTCATCGTCACCGAGGGCACCTACGTGGGCCACGAGTCGGCCGGCGAGAGCGACCGCGTCCCGCGGTTCCACGGCGAGGAGCAGCTGGCGGGCTGGGCGAAGGTCGCCGAGGACGTGCACGCGGCCGGCGGCACCATCGTCCCGCAGCTGTGGCACATCGGCATGGTCCGCAAGCAGGGCCAGCGGCCCTACCCGGACGCCCCGGCCATCGGCCCCTCCGGCCTGGCCGCCGCGGACGCCGAGCCCACCGGTACGGCGATGACGCAGAAGGACATCGACGACGTCGTCGGCGCCTTCGCCCGGGCCGCGGCCGACGCCGAGCGCACAGGCTTCGACGGCGTGGAGATCCACGGCGCCCACGGCTACCTGCTGGACCAGTTCCTGTGGGCCGGCACCAACCGCCGCACCGACGCCTACGGCGGCGACCCGGTGGCCCGCACCCGGTTCGCGGCGGAAATAGTCGCCGCGGTCCGCGCGGCGGTCTCGCCCGGGTTCCCGGTCATCTTCCGCTACTCGCAGTGGAAGCAGCAGGACTACACCGCCCGCCTCGCCGAGACCCCCGGCGAGCTGGAGGCCGTCCTCACCCCGCTCGCCGAGGCCGGCGTCGACGTCTTCCACGCCTCCACCCGCCGCTACTGGCAGCCCGAGTTCGACGGCTCCGACCTGAACCTGGCCGGCTGGACCAAGAAGATCACCGGCAAGCAGGTCATCACCGTCGGCTCGGTCGGCCTCGACGGCGACTTCATCAACGCCTTCCAGGGCGAGGGCTCCCCGGTCAAGAGCATCGACAACCTCCTGGACCGGCTGGAGGCCGACGAGTTCGACCTGGTGGCCGTCGGCCGCGCGCTGCTCCAGGACCCCGAGTGGGCGGCCAAGGTCCTCGCCGACCGCTTCGACGAGCTGAAGCCGTACGACGCCTCGGCGGCCAAGACCCTGAGCTGA
- a CDS encoding class I SAM-dependent methyltransferase, which translates to MTTPRTARLLAALHRFHAAHPWDHNAHYHPWLLRQLPRRFGTALDVGCGSGELARLLAGRAREVHALDSDTEILARARESTPATAPVVYRLADARRQLPDGPYDVITCVAALHHLPLAETLTRLKDRLAPGGALVVVGCARASGPLDHALGLAAVPLNLLMGWAKNRGRPSPRRPASMTAPTRPPRETYADISRTARRVLPGTRPRRRLFWRYTLVWRAPATGARRSG; encoded by the coding sequence ATGACGACGCCCCGTACGGCCCGCCTCCTCGCCGCCCTGCACCGCTTCCACGCGGCCCACCCCTGGGACCACAACGCCCACTACCATCCCTGGCTGCTACGGCAGTTGCCGCGCCGCTTCGGCACCGCGCTGGACGTCGGCTGCGGCAGCGGAGAGCTGGCGCGGCTGCTCGCCGGGCGCGCCCGGGAGGTGCACGCCCTCGACTCCGACACCGAAATCCTGGCCCGCGCCCGGGAATCGACGCCCGCCACCGCGCCCGTCGTCTACCGCCTCGCCGACGCCCGCCGCCAACTGCCCGACGGGCCCTACGACGTGATCACCTGCGTCGCCGCGCTGCACCACCTCCCGCTCGCCGAGACCCTCACCCGCCTGAAGGACCGGCTCGCGCCCGGCGGGGCGCTGGTCGTCGTCGGCTGCGCGCGGGCGTCCGGCCCCCTGGACCACGCGCTCGGCCTGGCGGCCGTACCGCTCAACCTGCTCATGGGCTGGGCGAAGAACCGCGGCCGTCCGTCCCCGCGGCGGCCCGCCTCCATGACGGCCCCCACCCGGCCCCCGCGAGAGACCTACGCCGACATCTCCCGCACGGCCCGCCGCGTCCTGCCCGGCACCCGGCCACGCCGCCGCCTGTTCTGGCGCTACACCCTGGTGTGGCGAGCCCCGGCGACGGGAGCGCGGCGCAGTGGGTGA
- the murQ gene encoding N-acetylmuramic acid 6-phosphate etherase → MTSHDLRSQLASLTTEAFRPELAGIDQLPTLEIARLMNGEDAGVPGAVAGQLPRIAAAVDAVAERMARGGRLVYAGAGTAGRLGVLDASECPPTFNTDPDQVVGLIAGGPAAMVTSVEGAEDSEELARRDLDALKITPEDSVVGVSASGRTPYAIGAVEHARAAGALTVGLACNEHSALGAAAEHRIEVVVGPELITGSTRLKAGTAQKLVLNMLSTITMIRLGKTYGNLMVDVRASNAKLRARSHRIVALATGAGDAEIDQALTETGGEVKHAILALLAGVDGPTAARLLEESGGHLRAALTRAPN, encoded by the coding sequence ATGACCTCTCACGACCTGCGCAGCCAGCTGGCCTCCCTGACCACCGAGGCCTTCCGGCCCGAGCTGGCCGGCATCGACCAGTTGCCCACCCTGGAGATCGCCCGGCTGATGAACGGCGAGGACGCGGGCGTGCCCGGCGCCGTGGCGGGGCAGTTGCCGCGGATCGCCGCCGCCGTCGACGCCGTGGCCGAGCGCATGGCCCGCGGCGGCCGGCTCGTCTACGCCGGGGCCGGCACCGCCGGTCGGCTGGGGGTGCTGGACGCCTCCGAGTGCCCGCCCACCTTCAACACCGACCCGGACCAGGTGGTGGGGCTGATCGCGGGCGGCCCCGCGGCGATGGTCACCTCAGTGGAGGGCGCGGAGGACTCCGAGGAGCTGGCCCGCCGCGACCTGGACGCGCTGAAGATCACCCCGGAGGACAGCGTGGTCGGCGTCTCCGCCTCCGGCCGCACCCCGTACGCCATCGGCGCCGTGGAGCACGCCCGCGCGGCCGGCGCGCTGACCGTCGGCCTGGCCTGCAACGAGCACAGCGCGCTCGGTGCCGCCGCCGAGCACCGTATCGAGGTGGTCGTGGGTCCGGAGCTGATCACCGGCTCCACCCGGCTGAAGGCGGGCACGGCGCAGAAGCTGGTGCTGAACATGCTGTCGACGATCACGATGATCCGGCTCGGCAAGACGTACGGGAACCTGATGGTCGACGTGCGCGCCTCCAACGCCAAGCTCCGGGCCCGCTCGCACCGGATCGTCGCCCTGGCCACGGGCGCGGGCGACGCCGAGATCGACCAGGCCCTCACGGAGACCGGCGGCGAGGTGAAGCACGCGATCCTGGCCCTGCTGGCCGGAGTCGACGGCCCCACCGCCGCCCGCCTGCTGGAGGAATCGGGCGGTCACCTGCGGGCCGCCCTGACCCGCGCCCCGAACTGA
- a CDS encoding MurR/RpiR family transcriptional regulator — MTQDVKEIFGSPGGSLAAKVRTLAPSMTRSMQRVAEAVANDPAGCAALTVTGLAELTGTSEATVVRTARLLGYPGYRDLRLALAGLAAQQQSGRAPAITTDIAVDDSLDDVVAKLAYEEQQTLADTAAGLDTGQLGAAVTALVAARRTDVYGVGASGLVAQDLTQKLLRIGLIAHAHSDPHLAVTNAVQLRSGDVAIAITHSGSTGDVIEPLRVAFEHGATTVAVTGRPDSPVTQYADLVLTTSTSRETELRPAAMSSRTSQLLVVDCLFVGVAQRAYETAAPALAASYEALAHRHRSASR; from the coding sequence GTGACCCAGGACGTGAAGGAAATTTTCGGCAGTCCGGGCGGCTCGCTCGCCGCGAAGGTGCGCACGCTCGCCCCCTCCATGACCCGGTCCATGCAGCGGGTCGCCGAGGCCGTCGCGAACGACCCGGCCGGCTGCGCCGCCCTGACGGTCACCGGCCTCGCCGAACTGACCGGCACCAGCGAGGCCACCGTCGTGCGCACCGCCCGGCTGCTGGGCTACCCCGGCTACCGGGACCTGCGGCTCGCGCTCGCCGGACTCGCCGCCCAGCAGCAGTCCGGCCGCGCGCCCGCGATCACCACGGACATCGCGGTGGACGACTCCCTGGACGACGTCGTGGCCAAGCTGGCCTACGAGGAGCAGCAGACCCTCGCCGACACGGCCGCCGGGCTCGACACCGGGCAGCTCGGCGCGGCCGTCACCGCGCTGGTCGCGGCCCGGCGCACGGATGTGTACGGCGTGGGGGCGTCCGGGCTGGTCGCCCAGGACCTCACCCAGAAGCTGCTGCGCATAGGTCTCATAGCCCACGCGCACAGCGACCCGCACCTGGCGGTGACCAACGCCGTGCAGCTCCGTTCGGGTGATGTGGCGATCGCGATCACGCACTCCGGGTCGACGGGGGACGTCATCGAGCCGCTGCGGGTCGCCTTCGAGCACGGGGCGACGACGGTGGCCGTCACCGGACGGCCGGACTCGCCGGTCACCCAGTACGCCGACCTCGTGCTGACCACGTCGACCTCACGGGAGACGGAGCTCAGGCCCGCCGCGATGTCCTCCCGGACCAGCCAGTTGCTGGTGGTGGACTGTCTGTTCGTCGGGGTGGCGCAGCGGGCGTACGAGACGGCGGCGCCGGCCCTGGCCGCGTCCTACGAGGCGCTGGCGCACCGGCACCGCAGCGCCTCGCGATAA
- a CDS encoding DUF4031 domain-containing protein, with protein sequence MTLYVDPPDWPGHGRMWSHLVSDVSYDELHAFAARLSLPRRAFDGDHYDLPANRYADAVAAGAVEVGSRDVVRLLRESGLRRPKGLRPRRG encoded by the coding sequence GTGACCCTCTACGTCGACCCGCCCGACTGGCCCGGCCACGGCCGCATGTGGTCGCACCTGGTCAGCGACGTGTCGTACGACGAACTGCACGCCTTCGCCGCCCGGTTGAGCCTGCCGCGGCGGGCCTTCGACGGCGATCACTACGACCTCCCGGCGAACCGGTACGCGGACGCGGTGGCCGCCGGCGCGGTGGAGGTCGGCAGCCGGGACGTGGTCCGGCTGCTGCGGGAGTCGGGCCTGCGCCGCCCCAAGGGACTGCGGCCGCGCCGCGGTTAG
- a CDS encoding GNAT family N-acetyltransferase has translation MRTINGDDVTEAVAGCLAALRPAVDRDWTAVTAGRLEWDCHTTAVHLADDLVAYASNLAARAQDAYVPYELKPDEGTGNADLLQIIEATGGLLAAVVRTAPPGARAYHSYPFGSADREGFAAMGIAETLLHTHDMTQGLGLPYEPPADLAESVLTWLFPHVQPGTAPWPTLLWATGRGELSGRAPVTEWRWRNNLVIPAERITLTGLRPAAAHDLRLGGDGGFDWLGGEPYAGTREAAGYLVKAYEAGVHRPEFGVFVLVRHEDGRALGGIGFHGAPDEEGRVEIGYDLVEEARGQGYATEALRALTEWALAREDVDLALLTIEHGNTASRHVAERAGFTPATVEEERTARDEHDMGTGLGLYLRRA, from the coding sequence ATGCGAACGATAAACGGCGATGACGTGACCGAGGCCGTCGCGGGCTGCCTCGCGGCCCTGCGCCCGGCGGTGGACCGCGACTGGACGGCCGTCACGGCCGGGCGGCTGGAGTGGGACTGCCACACCACCGCCGTACACCTCGCCGACGACCTCGTCGCCTACGCCTCCAACCTGGCCGCCCGCGCCCAGGACGCCTACGTCCCCTACGAGCTGAAGCCCGACGAGGGCACCGGCAACGCGGACCTGCTCCAGATCATCGAGGCGACCGGCGGCCTGCTGGCGGCGGTCGTGCGCACCGCTCCGCCCGGGGCGCGCGCCTACCACTCCTATCCGTTCGGCAGCGCCGACCGCGAGGGCTTCGCGGCCATGGGCATCGCCGAGACACTGCTGCACACCCATGACATGACCCAGGGCCTCGGCCTGCCCTACGAGCCTCCCGCGGACCTCGCCGAGTCCGTCCTGACCTGGCTGTTCCCGCACGTCCAGCCGGGCACCGCGCCCTGGCCGACCCTGCTGTGGGCCACCGGCCGCGGCGAGCTGTCCGGCCGCGCCCCGGTCACCGAGTGGCGCTGGCGCAACAATCTGGTCATCCCCGCCGAGCGGATCACCCTGACCGGTCTCCGCCCGGCCGCCGCCCACGATCTGCGCCTCGGCGGCGACGGCGGCTTCGACTGGCTCGGCGGCGAGCCGTACGCGGGCACCCGGGAGGCCGCCGGCTATCTGGTGAAGGCGTACGAAGCGGGCGTGCACCGCCCGGAGTTCGGGGTCTTCGTCCTCGTCCGGCACGAGGACGGCCGCGCGCTCGGCGGTATCGGCTTCCACGGCGCCCCGGACGAGGAGGGCCGGGTGGAGATCGGCTACGACCTCGTCGAGGAGGCCCGCGGCCAGGGCTACGCGACGGAGGCGCTGCGCGCGCTGACCGAGTGGGCGCTGGCCCGCGAGGACGTCGACCTCGCGCTGCTGACCATCGAGCACGGCAACACCGCCTCCCGGCACGTCGCGGAGCGCGCCGGCTTCACCCCGGCGACCGTGGAGGAGGAACGGACGGCCCGCGACGAACACGACATGGGGACCGGGCTCGGACTGTATCTGCGCCGCGCCTGA
- a CDS encoding copper homeostasis protein CutC, with amino-acid sequence MSKRAVLEVIALDVEDAVAAQAGGADRLELVTEMAADGLTPAPATVAAIRAAVDIDLRVMLRAADGFAAGDVERLTGLAGELREAGADQFVLGFLTEDGGADLAAVERVVDALDGCPWTFHRAIDRAADRDALRRQLAGLPGLDTYLTAGAASGVDDGLPTLLAEAARSGGPGYEQQIMVGGGLRLDHVSRLREGGIEAFHIGGAARPAGWRGPVSADVVARWRTALDADAG; translated from the coding sequence ATGAGCAAGCGTGCAGTCCTGGAGGTGATCGCCCTCGACGTCGAGGACGCCGTCGCCGCCCAGGCCGGAGGCGCGGACCGGCTGGAGCTGGTCACCGAGATGGCGGCCGACGGGCTCACCCCCGCGCCCGCCACCGTCGCCGCGATCCGCGCCGCCGTCGACATCGACCTGCGCGTGATGCTCCGCGCCGCGGACGGGTTCGCGGCCGGGGACGTGGAGCGGCTGACCGGCCTGGCCGGCGAGCTGCGGGAGGCCGGCGCGGACCAGTTCGTGCTCGGTTTCCTCACCGAGGACGGCGGCGCCGACCTGGCCGCCGTGGAACGGGTCGTGGACGCGCTCGACGGCTGCCCGTGGACCTTCCACCGGGCGATCGACCGGGCCGCCGACCGCGACGCCCTGCGCAGGCAGCTCGCCGGCCTGCCCGGCCTGGACACCTACCTCACCGCGGGCGCCGCCTCCGGCGTGGACGACGGCCTGCCCACCCTGCTCGCCGAGGCCGCGCGTAGCGGCGGCCCCGGCTACGAACAGCAGATCATGGTCGGCGGCGGCCTGCGCCTGGACCACGTGTCCCGGCTCCGCGAGGGCGGGATCGAGGCGTTCCACATCGGCGGCGCGGCCCGCCCGGCCGGCTGGCGGGGACCGGTCTCGGCGGACGTGGTCGCCCGCTGGCGCACCGCGCTGGACGCGGACGCCGGCTAG
- a CDS encoding HelD family protein — protein sequence MSTPAHDPHDDPLARERAHLAASRTALRAMREDVEALDIRDVTANWVNAEVLARQIDDRIKALADLSDTPLFFGRLDYLRAPGAEQAEGARGERFYIGRRHVHDADGDPMVIDWRAPVSQPFYRASKKNPMDIGLRRRFGYTGGELTAYEDEHLSDPAEAATTSKLLQREIERPRVGPMRDIVATIQPEQDEIVRSGLSGTVCVQGGPGTGKTAVGLHRVAYLLYAHRERLARTGTLVIGPNRSFLHYIEQVLPALGELSVRQATVDDLVAHVEVGAADEAAAAIVKGDARMAEVLRRALYAHVTSPTEPVVVVRGSRRWRVPAYELQEIVGELLARDIRYGAAREALPQRIAHAVLVRMEQAGEAPDDRVQDAVARNSAVKAAVKAIWPAVDPAKLVLRLLSDAEFLAEHAAGILDEDEQKTILWARPARSVRSAKWSAADAVLIDEAADLIRRTHSLGHVVLDEAQDLSPMQYRAVGRRCTTGSATVLGDLAQGTTPWATRGWTEALEHLGKPEGAVEELTAGFRVPTDVIAYASRLLPHIAPGLAPVASVRENPGFFEVRAVTGADDVVDACARLLRNEGSTGLIAADARISVLAEALEAAGISCLAPGEETTRETRLTLVPASLAKGLEYDYVVLDEPQAVVDGEPDERTGLRRLYVALTRAVSGLIVTHAAPLPAQLAE from the coding sequence TTGTCCACGCCCGCCCACGACCCGCACGACGACCCGCTGGCCCGCGAGCGCGCCCACCTCGCCGCGTCCCGTACCGCCCTGCGCGCCATGCGCGAGGACGTGGAGGCGCTCGACATCCGCGACGTCACCGCGAACTGGGTCAACGCCGAGGTCCTCGCCCGCCAGATCGACGACCGCATCAAGGCGCTGGCCGACCTCAGCGACACCCCGCTGTTCTTCGGGCGCCTGGACTACCTGCGCGCGCCGGGCGCCGAGCAGGCGGAGGGGGCGCGGGGCGAGCGGTTCTACATCGGGCGGCGGCATGTGCACGACGCCGACGGCGACCCCATGGTCATCGACTGGCGCGCCCCGGTGTCGCAGCCGTTCTACCGGGCGTCCAAGAAGAACCCCATGGACATCGGCCTGCGCCGGCGCTTCGGCTACACCGGCGGCGAGCTGACCGCGTACGAGGACGAGCACCTGTCCGACCCGGCGGAGGCCGCCACCACCAGCAAGCTGCTCCAGCGGGAGATCGAGCGGCCGCGCGTGGGCCCGATGCGGGACATCGTCGCCACCATCCAGCCGGAGCAGGACGAGATCGTCCGGTCCGGGCTGTCCGGCACGGTCTGTGTGCAGGGCGGCCCGGGCACCGGGAAGACGGCCGTCGGCCTGCACCGGGTGGCGTATCTGCTGTACGCCCACCGGGAGCGGCTGGCCCGCACCGGCACCCTGGTCATCGGGCCGAACCGGTCCTTCCTGCACTACATCGAGCAGGTGCTGCCCGCGCTCGGCGAGCTGTCCGTGCGGCAGGCCACGGTGGACGACCTGGTCGCGCATGTGGAGGTGGGCGCCGCGGACGAGGCCGCCGCCGCGATCGTCAAGGGCGACGCCCGGATGGCCGAGGTGCTGCGACGGGCCCTGTACGCGCACGTGACGTCGCCGACCGAGCCGGTGGTGGTCGTGCGCGGCTCGCGGCGCTGGCGGGTGCCGGCGTACGAACTGCAGGAGATCGTCGGCGAGTTGCTGGCCCGGGACATCCGCTACGGCGCGGCCCGGGAGGCGCTGCCGCAGCGGATCGCGCACGCGGTGCTGGTGCGGATGGAGCAGGCCGGGGAGGCCCCGGACGACCGGGTGCAGGACGCGGTGGCCCGCAACAGCGCGGTGAAGGCGGCGGTGAAGGCGATCTGGCCGGCCGTGGACCCGGCGAAACTGGTGCTGCGGCTGCTGTCGGACGCGGAGTTCCTCGCCGAGCACGCCGCCGGGATCCTGGACGAGGACGAGCAGAAGACGATCCTGTGGGCGAGGCCGGCGCGGAGCGTGAGGTCGGCCAAGTGGTCGGCGGCGGACGCCGTGCTGATCGACGAGGCGGCCGACCTGATCCGGCGCACCCACTCGCTGGGCCACGTCGTGCTGGACGAGGCGCAGGACCTGTCCCCGATGCAGTACCGGGCCGTGGGCCGCCGCTGCACCACCGGCAGCGCCACCGTGCTGGGCGACCTGGCGCAGGGCACGACTCCCTGGGCGACCCGCGGCTGGACGGAGGCGCTGGAGCACCTCGGCAAGCCGGAAGGGGCGGTGGAGGAGCTGACGGCCGGTTTCCGCGTGCCGACGGACGTCATCGCGTACGCCTCCCGGCTGCTGCCGCACATCGCGCCCGGCCTCGCCCCGGTCGCCTCGGTCCGCGAGAACCCCGGGTTCTTCGAGGTCCGTGCGGTCACCGGGGCGGACGATGTGGTCGACGCCTGCGCGCGGTTGCTGCGCAACGAGGGCTCGACGGGCCTGATCGCCGCCGACGCCCGGATCTCGGTACTGGCCGAGGCCCTGGAGGCGGCCGGGATCTCCTGCCTGGCGCCCGGTGAGGAGACCACCCGTGAGACCCGGCTGACCCTCGTCCCGGCCTCGCTCGCCAAGGGTCTGGAGTACGACTACGTGGTCCTGGACGAGCCGCAGGCCGTGGTGGACGGCGAGCCGGACGAACGCACCGGCCTGCGGCGGCTGTACGTGGCGCTGACCCGGGCGGTGTCGGGCCTGATCGTGACCCACGCGGCGCCGCTGCCCGCGCAGCTCGCCGAGTAG